In the Candidatus Electrothrix sp. GW3-4 genome, one interval contains:
- a CDS encoding phosphotransferase has protein sequence MNKDFIQQACQLLSTAGDAWPADRIHLSPLTPDGSLRRFCRIQHEDGRTRVAIAPPPDDAVGLQEAIAGWQIGRHLFAAGAPVPELYAFAEETGLLVCEDLGEQRLHDLVQEKGVDSEQVIQFYQQTVTELARMQVRGCQGFNSAWCWDTPRYDRVLMLERESGYFLQALCRDLLQLDMDEENIAQDFQTLADRASQADASFFLHRDFQSRNIMVQQGRVRFIDYQAGRLGPLAYDLASLLIDPYAGLPAPLQEELLEQYLATLTALLPYDRSQFRQEYLLLALQRNLQILGAFAFLSQQRGRPFFRQYLSPALHNLQALLAKTATSEYLCLKAVSRQCLERLEIARPDRT, from the coding sequence ATGAACAAGGATTTCATACAACAGGCCTGCCAGCTCCTGAGTACTGCTGGCGATGCCTGGCCAGCGGACAGGATCCACCTCAGTCCCCTGACCCCGGACGGCTCCCTGCGCCGCTTCTGCCGGATTCAGCACGAAGACGGCAGAACGCGCGTGGCGATTGCCCCGCCCCCCGATGATGCGGTCGGACTGCAAGAGGCCATTGCTGGCTGGCAGATCGGCAGGCACCTCTTTGCTGCTGGCGCCCCGGTCCCGGAGCTGTATGCCTTTGCAGAAGAGACGGGCCTGCTGGTCTGTGAGGATCTGGGGGAGCAGCGCCTGCACGATCTCGTACAGGAGAAGGGAGTAGATTCAGAGCAGGTCATCCAGTTCTATCAACAGACCGTGACTGAACTGGCCCGGATGCAGGTACGCGGCTGCCAAGGCTTTAACTCGGCCTGGTGCTGGGACACCCCGCGCTACGACCGCGTCCTGATGCTGGAACGGGAGTCTGGTTATTTCCTCCAGGCCCTGTGCCGCGATCTCCTCCAGCTGGATATGGACGAAGAAAACATTGCCCAGGATTTTCAGACGCTGGCTGACCGGGCCTCCCAGGCCGATGCCTCTTTCTTCCTCCATCGGGATTTCCAAAGCCGCAACATCATGGTTCAGCAGGGACGGGTCCGCTTTATCGACTACCAGGCAGGCCGCCTGGGCCCTCTGGCCTACGATCTGGCCTCCCTGCTCATCGACCCCTATGCTGGCCTGCCTGCCCCGCTTCAGGAGGAGCTGCTGGAACAGTATCTCGCCACCCTGACCGCCCTGCTTCCCTACGACCGCAGCCAATTCCGGCAGGAATATCTTCTCCTGGCCCTGCAACGCAATCTCCAGATCCTGGGGGCCTTTGCCTTTCTCAGCCAGCAACGGGGCAGGCCCTTTTTCCGGCAATACCTCTCCCCTGCCCTGCATAACCTACAAGCCTTGCTTGCCAAAACCGCCACATCGGAGTACCTTTGTCTCAAAGCCGTCAGCCGTCAATGCCTGGAACGGCTGGAGATAGCCAGGCCCGATCGTACCTAG
- a CDS encoding methyltransferase domain-containing protein has product MDLGSGSGVECFLAAAEVGASGQVFGIDMTDAMLELARSSQKHVVTDLGYDNIEFRKGYLEAIPLADETADVVISNCVINLSPDKRRTYLEIMRILKPGGRLVVADVVSDTPISAAIKNSTKYRGECLGGAMQQDDLVAMLEDCGFSSIYLHKRFSYREVDGHFFYSLTYEAGKAERAEGEEERVRCLFRGPAPALETPSGVRLERGHITALSRREAEQLSEQVFLLDEEGAVANIEQEACCCAVPQMRPGRIMPSSQEALPLSVMSVVASSAVKSWSIKAIAAQRRAAFSAVARPLLLVSAGLVIMSAIVVTSRKALRLSARSA; this is encoded by the coding sequence GTGGATTTGGGCTCTGGCAGCGGGGTGGAGTGCTTTCTCGCCGCTGCTGAGGTCGGGGCCAGCGGGCAGGTCTTTGGTATTGATATGACCGATGCCATGCTGGAGTTGGCTCGCAGTTCTCAAAAGCATGTGGTGACCGACCTGGGCTATGATAATATCGAGTTCCGCAAAGGCTATCTGGAGGCCATTCCCTTGGCTGATGAAACAGCGGATGTGGTTATCTCTAACTGTGTGATCAATCTCAGTCCGGATAAGCGCAGGACCTATCTGGAGATCATGCGGATCCTCAAACCGGGCGGTCGGCTGGTGGTGGCTGATGTGGTCAGCGATACGCCGATCAGTGCAGCGATTAAGAACAGCACCAAGTATCGGGGTGAGTGCCTGGGCGGGGCCATGCAGCAGGATGACCTTGTTGCCATGTTAGAGGATTGTGGGTTTTCCTCAATCTATCTCCATAAACGTTTTTCCTATCGGGAGGTGGATGGGCATTTCTTTTACTCCTTGACCTATGAGGCAGGCAAGGCAGAACGGGCTGAGGGGGAAGAGGAGCGGGTTCGTTGTCTCTTCCGGGGGCCTGCGCCAGCTCTGGAAACACCCTCAGGAGTGCGTCTGGAACGCGGGCATATCACTGCACTCTCGCGTCGGGAAGCAGAACAGCTTAGTGAGCAGGTCTTTCTGCTTGATGAGGAAGGAGCTGTTGCTAATATTGAGCAGGAGGCCTGCTGCTGCGCTGTCCCCCAGATGAGACCGGGCCGAATAATGCCGTCAAGTCAGGAGGCGCTGCCTTTATCCGTCATGTCAGTGGTTGCATCATCTGCGGTGAAGAGCTGGTCTATCAAAGCAATAGCTGCACAGCGGCGAGCTGCTTTTTCTGCGGTCGCGAGGCCATTACTCCTTGTATCTGCGGGGCTGGTCATTATGTCTGCGATAGTTGTCACCAGCAGGAAGGCCTTGAGGTTATCCGCTCGGTCTGCCTGA
- a CDS encoding radical SAM protein produces the protein MQWLTRLHRIEHAGMPVYIDQERPDWFVPSTRIDELLRACHKHGNRAAGLAAFCDLRNEEPDRVGRDLRRLAQLLDQGAPRPYQGRHHHLRLGSLQEIWFHLTDTCNLSCVHCLFAASPSRKESMKRGRLHDAIDQATALGTHLFYFTGGEPFVYPDFCQTVDYVLQQDPAHHVAILTNGLLLQEHLAELAAMDHERIHLQVSLDGLEEEHDFLRGRNAYSRLCVNLQAIVKAGLAFTVSVAVNNDNVERLDEIARQAHALGASGLHLMYHFVQGKGTSAQFVPVVRLFSRIIKAAEVCQELGMKIDNLEAMKAQVFAVPGARFDLSNMAWESLAVAPDGTLYPSPALIRVEELACGHLDQGLADIWKNNLTLRKIRTISQIDAGEERRRPLSLITGGGDPDHSWVSGHELVGHDPYIDLYEQLALQLITSQAMQYPDQGLFRLRMGDVRHDCPDTENGSDGSVRLTHCNCLVSLADSDGHSPVQEFYSAAARQANTEIVNPFHPAAGQDGYIPEEAKERSYGCGSPVKDAALKKGKLWWIWALAAGWSAFSPLLRSGPAGRSLVLI, from the coding sequence ATGCAATGGCTCACACGACTGCATCGAATTGAACATGCCGGTATGCCGGTGTATATTGACCAAGAGCGACCGGATTGGTTTGTTCCTTCCACCCGCATTGATGAACTGCTCAGGGCCTGTCATAAACATGGCAACCGGGCTGCCGGGCTGGCTGCATTCTGTGATCTTCGCAACGAAGAACCAGACAGGGTCGGACGCGATCTGCGCCGTTTAGCACAGCTCCTGGATCAAGGAGCGCCACGGCCCTATCAGGGGCGCCATCACCATCTGCGTTTGGGGTCTTTGCAAGAGATCTGGTTTCATCTCACCGATACCTGCAATCTTTCCTGCGTCCATTGCCTCTTTGCGGCCTCTCCAAGCAGGAAGGAAAGCATGAAGAGGGGACGGTTGCACGATGCCATTGATCAGGCCACGGCACTGGGGACCCATCTTTTTTACTTCACCGGTGGTGAGCCCTTTGTCTATCCTGATTTTTGCCAGACCGTTGACTACGTCCTGCAACAGGACCCGGCCCATCATGTGGCGATCCTGACCAATGGGTTACTCCTCCAGGAGCATCTTGCCGAGTTGGCGGCGATGGATCATGAGCGGATTCATCTCCAGGTCAGCCTGGACGGCTTGGAAGAAGAACATGATTTTCTCCGGGGACGGAATGCCTACAGTAGACTTTGCGTGAATCTTCAGGCCATTGTCAAGGCAGGGCTGGCCTTTACTGTCTCCGTGGCTGTGAATAATGATAATGTAGAACGGCTGGATGAGATAGCCCGTCAGGCCCATGCCCTGGGCGCCAGCGGCCTTCATCTAATGTATCATTTTGTCCAGGGCAAAGGAACAAGCGCTCAGTTTGTGCCCGTGGTCCGCCTCTTCTCCCGGATTATTAAGGCCGCTGAGGTCTGTCAGGAGTTAGGGATGAAGATCGATAATCTGGAGGCCATGAAGGCCCAGGTCTTTGCCGTTCCCGGTGCCCGTTTTGACCTGAGCAATATGGCCTGGGAATCCCTGGCTGTGGCCCCGGATGGGACCCTCTATCCCTCCCCTGCCCTGATTCGGGTGGAAGAGCTTGCCTGCGGGCATCTGGATCAGGGGCTGGCAGATATCTGGAAGAATAACCTTACGCTGCGCAAGATTCGTACGATCAGTCAAATAGACGCCGGGGAAGAGAGGAGGCGTCCCTTATCGTTGATAACTGGCGGTGGGGACCCGGATCATTCCTGGGTGAGTGGTCATGAGCTGGTCGGGCATGATCCCTATATTGATCTCTATGAGCAGCTGGCCTTACAGCTCATTACGAGCCAGGCAATGCAATATCCTGATCAGGGGCTGTTTCGCTTGCGGATGGGCGATGTGCGCCATGATTGCCCGGACACAGAAAACGGCTCGGACGGCTCAGTCCGTCTGACCCATTGTAATTGTCTGGTCTCCCTGGCGGATAGCGACGGCCATTCTCCAGTGCAGGAGTTTTACAGTGCTGCTGCCCGGCAGGCCAATACCGAGATCGTTAACCCCTTTCATCCGGCGGCAGGGCAGGACGGTTATATTCCTGAGGAGGCAAAAGAGCGATCCTACGGGTGCGGCAGTCCGGTCAAGGATGCTGCCCTCAAAAAGGGGAAACTGTGGTGGATTTGGGCTCTGGCAGCGGGGTGGAGTGCTTTCTCGCCGCTGCTGAGGTCGGGGCCAGCGGGCAGGTCTTTGGTATTGATATGA
- a CDS encoding MoxR family ATPase, which yields MNPSITTSPVPQPPVEQNNTPDVAPEQSVQEINRAVQNSSAWVGLLKREVEKNIIGQERLVERLLIGLLSGGHILLEGLPGLAKTLAVKTLAAAVSTDFRRIQFTPDMLPADIMGTEIYNPQNTSFEVKQGPIFSSIILADEINRAPSKVQSALLEAMQEKQVTIGETTFSLPELFLVLATQNPIEQEGTYPLPEAQVDRFMLKVVVNYPTRKQERQILDMVEHTDSKLAVQPLIAPEDILGARKVVDTIYLDDRIKEYIVDLVFATREPEGISTELKDYIETGTSPRATINLKAAARALAYLNGRGYVIPDDIKNCAPDVMRHRLRISYEAEAEGVTSEDIIQRLLDTVPVP from the coding sequence ATGAACCCATCCATTACAACCTCACCGGTTCCCCAACCTCCGGTGGAACAAAATAATACCCCGGATGTTGCCCCGGAACAATCTGTCCAGGAGATAAACAGGGCTGTCCAGAACAGCTCGGCCTGGGTGGGACTGCTGAAACGAGAAGTGGAAAAAAATATTATCGGTCAGGAGCGCCTGGTGGAACGCCTCCTCATCGGCCTGCTCTCAGGCGGCCATATCCTGCTGGAGGGGCTCCCCGGCCTGGCCAAAACCCTGGCCGTAAAGACCCTGGCTGCGGCCGTGTCCACGGATTTCCGTCGTATCCAGTTTACCCCGGATATGCTGCCCGCAGATATCATGGGCACAGAGATCTACAATCCACAAAACACCTCCTTTGAGGTCAAACAGGGCCCGATCTTCTCCTCCATCATCCTGGCGGACGAGATCAACCGGGCCCCTTCCAAGGTGCAATCGGCCCTACTGGAGGCCATGCAGGAAAAGCAGGTCACTATTGGTGAAACCACCTTTTCCCTGCCCGAACTCTTTCTGGTCCTGGCCACCCAGAACCCCATTGAGCAGGAAGGAACTTATCCCCTGCCCGAGGCCCAGGTGGACCGTTTCATGCTCAAGGTGGTGGTGAATTACCCCACCCGCAAGCAAGAGCGGCAGATCCTGGACATGGTGGAGCATACCGACTCCAAGCTCGCTGTGCAGCCGCTCATCGCTCCCGAGGATATCCTCGGGGCCCGCAAGGTGGTGGACACTATCTATCTGGACGACCGGATCAAGGAGTATATTGTGGATCTGGTCTTTGCCACCCGGGAACCAGAAGGCATCAGCACGGAGTTAAAAGACTATATCGAGACCGGGACCTCGCCCAGGGCCACTATCAACCTTAAGGCTGCGGCCCGGGCCCTGGCTTATCTCAATGGGCGCGGTTATGTGATCCCGGATGATATCAAAAACTGTGCCCCGGATGTGATGCGCCATCGCCTGCGGATCAGCTATGAAGCGGAGGCCGAAGGGGTCACCAGCGAGGATATTATTCAGCGCCTGCTGGATACGGTACCGGTACCGTGA
- a CDS encoding DUF58 domain-containing protein, whose product MEKAITKEILKKVRRIEVRTRHMVDSTLAGSYHSVFKGQGMNFDEVREYVPGDEIRSIDWNVTARTGIPHVKKFTEERELTIMLMIDISGSGGFGSQDQSKREMMAELGSVLAFSAVRNNDKVGLILFSDFVELFIPPDKGRKHILRVIREILFFQPKNKGTGITEALDFVNRVARRKCVTFLLSDFCLPGDFDDSLAALRPKLLVTGRRHDLITVSVTDPREQELPDVGHITLEDAETGEQLVLNTADPWTRQAYANLALDRSRAFCPYCAQCWP is encoded by the coding sequence ATGGAAAAAGCAATCACCAAGGAAATCCTGAAAAAGGTCCGCCGTATTGAGGTGCGTACCCGCCACATGGTGGATAGTACCCTGGCCGGGAGCTACCACTCGGTCTTTAAGGGCCAGGGCATGAACTTCGACGAGGTTCGTGAATACGTGCCTGGCGATGAAATCCGCAGCATTGACTGGAACGTTACTGCCCGCACAGGGATCCCTCATGTGAAAAAATTCACTGAGGAGCGGGAACTGACCATCATGCTGATGATCGATATCAGCGGCTCAGGCGGTTTTGGCTCCCAGGATCAATCCAAGCGGGAGATGATGGCTGAGCTGGGTTCGGTGCTGGCCTTTTCTGCGGTACGCAATAACGACAAGGTCGGCCTGATCCTGTTCTCTGATTTTGTGGAGCTCTTCATCCCACCAGATAAAGGGCGCAAGCATATCCTCCGGGTGATCCGGGAGATCCTCTTTTTCCAACCCAAGAATAAGGGCACGGGCATCACCGAGGCCCTGGATTTTGTTAACCGGGTGGCCAGACGTAAATGTGTGACCTTTCTTCTCTCTGATTTCTGCCTACCTGGTGATTTTGACGATTCCCTGGCAGCACTGCGCCCCAAACTCCTGGTCACCGGGCGTCGTCACGACCTGATCACGGTCTCGGTCACCGACCCCAGAGAGCAGGAGCTGCCCGATGTGGGCCATATTACCCTGGAAGACGCGGAAACCGGTGAGCAGCTGGTCCTCAACACCGCTGATCCCTGGACCCGCCAGGCCTATGCCAATCTGGCCCTTGATCGGAGCAGAGCGTTTTGCCCATACTGTGCGCAGTGCTGGCCTTGA
- a CDS encoding DUF4381 family protein, with the protein MKSFFFRCRTGGAAPCACPFMSSSGRSGRTQGVAPTAFLLILFLTMLPAAVSADQVTAPLADPAQKLGQGQAATQPDHLKEPALADNQLYDIREPIPIPDSKRFLWWIAAILAGILLLGLLFFFWKKRTRRQKAVLAHQTALRELDRAGPLIEQQDINAFITLIDQTLRRYIEQRFGIFARRQTTREFIHGLAEGQKNVPQSLMENSDNLKTWLQHCDLVKFAKAGLSQETMTDMVANLRTFIASTKMEAKEK; encoded by the coding sequence ATGAAATCATTCTTTTTTCGGTGCAGAACAGGAGGGGCCGCCCCCTGTGCCTGCCCGTTTATGTCCTCCAGCGGACGTTCAGGGCGAACACAGGGGGTCGCCCCTACAGCATTCCTACTCATTCTTTTCCTGACAATGCTCCCTGCCGCTGTCTCTGCGGATCAGGTGACGGCTCCCCTTGCGGATCCGGCACAAAAGTTAGGGCAGGGGCAAGCTGCGACCCAGCCAGACCATCTGAAGGAACCAGCCCTTGCTGACAATCAGCTCTATGATATTCGGGAGCCTATCCCGATCCCGGACAGCAAACGATTTCTCTGGTGGATTGCCGCAATACTGGCCGGGATCCTGCTGCTGGGCCTGCTCTTCTTTTTCTGGAAAAAAAGAACCCGCAGACAGAAGGCGGTGCTGGCCCACCAAACCGCCCTGCGTGAGCTGGATCGGGCTGGGCCCCTGATTGAGCAGCAGGACATCAACGCCTTTATCACCCTGATTGACCAGACCCTGCGTCGCTATATAGAGCAACGTTTCGGGATCTTCGCCCGCAGACAGACCACTCGGGAGTTTATCCACGGGCTGGCTGAAGGTCAAAAAAATGTGCCACAATCCTTGATGGAAAATTCTGATAACCTGAAGACCTGGCTCCAACATTGCGATCTGGTGAAATTCGCCAAGGCGGGCCTGAGCCAGGAGACCATGACCGATATGGTCGCAAACCTGCGTACCTTTATTGCATCAACCAAGATGGAGGCAAAAGAAAAATAA
- a CDS encoding VWA domain-containing protein has translation MDSLRFVSPDLLWLLLLLPVLAFLRGRQGPAPSLVFSSISVAKAISGSRKVSPGKFLAWLRLAALGLLIVAMAGPQWGNTKTEVEASGIDILLAVDVSGSMQAMDFRLQGRNVDRLTVVKAVVKKFIEERPNDRIGLVAFAGRPYMVCPLTLDHDWLQLRLDSLQTGMIEDGTAIGSAIVAGVNRLRDQEAKSRIVILLTDGVNNAGKAAPLTAAEAAETMKIKVYTIGAGKRGVAPMPVEDQFGRKRIIRAQVDIDEKTLGKIAEMTGAKYFRATDTKSLEKIYEEINAMEATTRKIKHFARYRELFSWLVLAALVLLGVELFISRRRLP, from the coding sequence ATGGACAGCCTTCGTTTTGTCTCTCCTGATCTGCTCTGGTTGCTGCTCCTCCTCCCTGTTCTGGCCTTCCTGCGAGGGCGACAAGGGCCAGCACCAAGCCTGGTTTTTTCCTCCATCTCGGTAGCCAAGGCCATCTCCGGTAGCCGCAAGGTCAGCCCCGGTAAATTCCTGGCCTGGTTGCGCCTGGCAGCTCTCGGTCTCCTCATCGTGGCTATGGCCGGGCCCCAATGGGGCAATACCAAGACCGAGGTGGAGGCCTCAGGCATTGATATCCTGCTGGCCGTGGATGTTTCCGGCTCCATGCAGGCCATGGATTTCCGCCTGCAAGGAAGGAACGTGGACCGCCTGACCGTGGTCAAGGCCGTGGTGAAAAAATTCATTGAAGAGCGGCCTAACGACCGCATCGGGCTGGTGGCCTTTGCTGGCCGTCCCTATATGGTCTGCCCTCTGACCCTGGATCATGACTGGCTGCAGCTCCGCCTGGATTCGCTGCAAACAGGCATGATTGAAGACGGCACAGCCATTGGCTCTGCCATTGTCGCGGGTGTGAACCGGCTCCGGGACCAGGAGGCCAAATCCCGGATCGTGATCCTGCTCACCGACGGGGTCAATAATGCCGGTAAGGCCGCACCGCTCACAGCTGCCGAGGCCGCAGAGACCATGAAGATCAAGGTCTACACCATCGGCGCGGGCAAACGTGGGGTCGCCCCCATGCCGGTGGAAGATCAGTTCGGGCGCAAGCGGATTATTCGGGCCCAAGTGGATATTGATGAAAAAACGTTGGGCAAAATCGCCGAGATGACTGGGGCCAAGTATTTCCGGGCTACCGACACCAAATCTCTGGAGAAGATCTACGAGGAGATCAACGCGATGGAGGCCACCACCCGAAAGATCAAGCATTTTGCTCGCTATCGGGAGCTGTTTTCCTGGCTGGTCCTTGCGGCCTTGGTCCTGCTGGGGGTGGAGTTGTTTATTTCGCGGAGAAGGTTGCCGTAG
- the tilS gene encoding tRNA lysidine(34) synthetase TilS gives MRTKEEPLLRIFLRELTASCQVPQGSKIIIAVSGGSDSMALLHLLAEARKPFDLDLTAVWVDHGLRPEETPAEEQTVHSAAEQLKVACVRHRVDVASSAGEQGISLEHAARDLRYAALRTTAREKGAEYIAVAHTADDQAEEVLLRLLRGSGRQGVSGMRMRSRDLIRPLLNIEKKELLAWLTEQEIPFCFDSSNDDMRFLRNRVRHQLLPFLEGHFAQGIKKSLRKTADSLATDEELLAVLTAEAEEKTCVLPSEEVGELPKIQLLRAPFRALHPALQRRVVERLLWRIGGRAGYDHILLVIKAAESGRTNSELHLGQGLRVGVFRDRLEFSYPVGQRAWRGRLFDS, from the coding sequence ATGCGCACAAAAGAAGAACCTCTGCTCCGTATTTTTTTGCGGGAACTGACAGCATCCTGCCAGGTTCCTCAGGGAAGTAAGATTATTATTGCGGTTTCCGGTGGGTCAGATTCCATGGCCCTGCTTCATCTCCTGGCAGAGGCGCGTAAGCCGTTCGATCTTGATCTGACAGCGGTTTGGGTGGACCATGGTCTGCGTCCGGAAGAAACCCCAGCAGAAGAACAGACGGTACATTCTGCGGCAGAGCAACTGAAGGTCGCCTGCGTCAGGCACCGGGTTGATGTGGCATCCTCTGCTGGCGAGCAGGGGATCTCACTGGAGCATGCTGCCCGTGATCTGCGCTATGCCGCCCTGCGGACCACCGCCCGTGAGAAGGGGGCGGAATACATTGCGGTGGCCCATACGGCGGATGACCAGGCAGAAGAGGTCCTGTTGCGGCTCCTGCGGGGGAGCGGTCGGCAGGGGGTGTCCGGGATGCGGATGCGTAGTCGTGATCTGATACGCCCGCTCCTCAATATCGAGAAAAAAGAATTGCTGGCCTGGTTGACAGAGCAAGAAATCCCCTTCTGTTTTGACTCCTCCAATGACGATATGCGTTTTTTGAGAAATCGGGTGCGCCACCAGCTGCTGCCTTTTTTGGAGGGGCATTTTGCGCAAGGGATCAAGAAGTCTTTGCGTAAGACCGCAGACAGTCTGGCCACAGATGAGGAGCTGCTGGCTGTCTTAACCGCAGAGGCGGAGGAAAAAACATGCGTGTTGCCATCAGAAGAAGTGGGGGAATTACCGAAGATTCAGCTTCTCCGGGCCCCTTTTCGCGCCCTGCATCCGGCCTTACAGCGCCGGGTGGTAGAGCGTCTGCTCTGGCGGATAGGGGGCCGGGCTGGCTATGACCATATCCTCCTGGTGATCAAGGCTGCGGAGAGCGGTCGCACGAATAGTGAACTCCATCTCGGGCAAGGCCTGCGGGTGGGTGTGTTTCGGGATCGGTTGGAGTTTTCCTATCCGGTAGGGCAGCGGGCCTGGCGAGGGCGGTTGTTCGACTCCTGA
- a CDS encoding two-CW domain-containing protein, producing the protein MNCWEYKQCGREKGGIHAEKKGICPAYPHHGKGCARVAGTLCGGKVQGEFVMKLLSCIKCDFYQSENYDKSYGKDKEIV; encoded by the coding sequence ATGAATTGTTGGGAATATAAGCAATGTGGGCGGGAAAAAGGTGGGATCCATGCGGAGAAGAAAGGCATTTGCCCGGCATATCCTCATCATGGCAAGGGCTGTGCTCGTGTTGCAGGTACCCTCTGCGGGGGAAAGGTTCAGGGAGAATTTGTTATGAAGCTTCTGTCCTGTATAAAATGTGATTTTTATCAAAGCGAGAATTACGATAAGTCATATGGAAAAGACAAGGAAATCGTTTGA
- a CDS encoding dipeptide ABC transporter ATP-binding protein has protein sequence MDTLLTIENLSLTFCSDQEIGGDSQILHDINLTIEPGKTHALVGESGSGKSVTAMSVLRLLEDVSTVRAEGRILFNGRDLLQLNRKEIRAVRGNDIAMIFQEPMTSLNPVYTIGKQLTEPLIRHRNLTKEEAAQEAVTLLERTRISDPAQRLKSYPHQLSGGQRQRVMIAMALACRPALLIADEPTTALDVTIQAQILELIKDLQKEFNMAVLLITHDLPLVRKTADTVSIMYQGRIIEQSPTESLFSNPQQDYTRKLLNAIPRVHHQPAALGRPLVQLQDINCEFVVSRSWEGFFTGKTYKRKKTVVRAVDHVDLTVRQGTTLGIIGESGSGKSTLAFCLLKLQAFKGSVQYFTEGGEKQGVLLSELSNRQMRPLRKRMQIVFQDPFSSLSPRMTIEQIIAEGLQVHDSGHNKKERRRLVQQALEEVELDPAMANRFPHEFSGGQRQRIAIARAIILKPELLILDEPTSALDTTIQAQIIALLKRLQESHGMTYIFITHDLRVLRSLADELVVMRNGKIIEQGMADHIFNQPEQPYTKELLRAAFYVEQ, from the coding sequence ATGGACACCTTACTTACCATTGAGAATCTTTCGCTGACCTTCTGTTCAGACCAGGAGATTGGTGGCGACAGCCAGATCCTGCACGATATCAATCTGACCATTGAGCCGGGAAAGACCCATGCCTTGGTCGGGGAATCCGGCTCAGGAAAATCCGTTACCGCTATGTCTGTTTTGCGCCTACTTGAAGATGTGTCCACAGTGCGGGCCGAAGGGCGAATCCTGTTCAACGGACGGGATTTGCTGCAACTGAACAGGAAAGAGATCCGAGCGGTGCGGGGCAATGATATTGCCATGATTTTTCAGGAGCCCATGACCTCGCTCAATCCGGTCTACACCATTGGCAAGCAGCTCACCGAGCCCCTGATCCGCCACCGCAACCTGACAAAAGAAGAGGCTGCTCAAGAGGCTGTCACTCTGCTCGAACGAACCAGGATCTCTGATCCAGCACAACGACTGAAATCCTACCCCCATCAACTCTCCGGGGGACAACGGCAACGGGTGATGATTGCCATGGCCCTGGCCTGCCGCCCTGCCCTGCTCATCGCAGACGAGCCAACCACCGCCTTGGACGTGACCATTCAGGCCCAGATCCTTGAGCTGATCAAAGATCTACAAAAAGAATTTAACATGGCTGTCCTGCTGATCACCCATGACCTGCCCCTGGTCCGCAAGACTGCGGATACTGTTTCCATCATGTATCAGGGACGAATTATCGAGCAGAGCCCAACAGAGTCCTTATTCAGCAATCCCCAGCAAGATTACACCCGCAAGCTCCTGAACGCCATCCCCCGCGTCCATCATCAACCTGCTGCCTTGGGCAGGCCACTTGTTCAACTGCAGGATATCAACTGCGAATTCGTGGTGAGCAGGTCCTGGGAGGGCTTTTTCACGGGAAAAACGTACAAAAGGAAGAAGACCGTGGTCAGGGCGGTGGACCATGTCGATCTGACGGTCCGGCAGGGAACGACCTTAGGGATTATCGGTGAATCAGGCTCTGGCAAGAGCACCTTGGCCTTTTGCCTGCTCAAGCTGCAGGCCTTTAAGGGATCAGTCCAGTATTTTACTGAGGGAGGAGAAAAGCAAGGAGTATTGCTCTCTGAGCTGAGCAATCGCCAGATGCGCCCACTCCGCAAACGAATGCAAATAGTCTTCCAGGATCCGTTTTCCTCGCTCTCGCCCCGGATGACCATTGAGCAGATTATTGCTGAAGGCCTGCAGGTGCATGACTCAGGACATAACAAGAAAGAACGTCGCCGCCTGGTCCAGCAGGCCCTTGAGGAGGTGGAGCTCGACCCGGCTATGGCCAACCGTTTTCCCCATGAATTTTCCGGTGGTCAGCGCCAGCGTATTGCCATTGCCCGGGCAATTATCCTCAAGCCGGAACTCCTGATCCTTGACGAGCCCACCTCTGCCCTGGATACCACCATCCAGGCCCAGATCATTGCTTTATTGAAACGGCTCCAGGAGAGCCACGGCATGACCTATATCTTTATCACCCATGACCTCCGCGTCCTTCGTTCCCTAGCCGATGAGCTGGTGGTGATGCGAAACGGAAAAATCATCGAGCAGGGCATGGCCGATCATATCTTCAACCAGCCTGAACAGCCCTACACCAAGGAGTTGCTGCGGGCTGCCTTCTATGTGGAGCAGTGA